In Nocardioides cavernae, a single genomic region encodes these proteins:
- the rplV gene encoding 50S ribosomal protein L22: protein MSTTERSRTSARRTTLLGDQPGAYASARYVRITPMKARRVVDMVRGLQVDEALTLLQFAPQAASETVYKVLESAVANAETTEGLNRADLVLSVAMVDEGPTMKRWRPRAQGRATRINKRTSHITLAVQPADVLTAPGKKARASKNGKGA, encoded by the coding sequence ATGAGCACCACCGAGCGCAGCCGCACCAGTGCGCGCCGCACCACGCTGCTCGGCGACCAGCCGGGCGCGTACGCGAGCGCACGCTACGTGCGGATCACCCCGATGAAGGCCCGCCGTGTCGTCGACATGGTCCGCGGCCTCCAGGTTGACGAGGCCCTGACCCTGCTGCAGTTCGCGCCGCAGGCCGCCTCCGAGACCGTCTACAAGGTGCTGGAGAGCGCCGTCGCCAACGCCGAGACGACCGAGGGCCTCAACCGGGCCGACCTGGTCCTCTCCGTCGCGATGGTCGACGAGGGCCCGACGATGAAGCGTTGGCGTCCGCGTGCCCAGGGTCGGGCGACCCGCATCAACAAGCGCACGAGCCACATCACCCTCGCGGTGCAGCCGGCTGACGTGCTCACCGCGCCGGGCAAGAAGGCCCGCGCCTCGAAGAACGGAAAGGGTGCCTGA
- the rpsS gene encoding 30S ribosomal protein S19, with protein MPRSLKKGPFVDGHLQKKVDAENEKGSHNVIKTWSRRSMIVPDMIGHTIAVHDGRKHVPVFVTDSMVGHKLGEFAPTRTYRGHVKEDRKGRRR; from the coding sequence ATGCCTCGCAGCCTCAAGAAGGGCCCCTTCGTCGACGGCCACCTTCAGAAGAAGGTGGACGCCGAGAACGAGAAGGGCAGCCACAACGTCATCAAGACCTGGTCGCGCCGGTCGATGATCGTGCCCGACATGATCGGCCACACCATCGCCGTGCACGACGGTCGCAAGCACGTCCCGGTCTTCGTGACCGACTCCATGGTCGGCCACAAGCTCGGGGAGTTCGCCCCCACCCGCACCTACCGCGGGCACGTCAAGGAAGACCGGAAGGGACGCCGTCGATGA
- the rplB gene encoding 50S ribosomal protein L2, whose amino-acid sequence MAIRKYKPTTPGRRGSSVADFVEITRSTPEKSLTRPLPKNGGRNNQGRITTRHKGGGHKRAYRIIDFRRYDKDGVPAKVAHIEYDPNRTARIALLHYADGEKRYIVAPKGLTQGTAVESGPNADIKPGNNLPLRNIPVGTTIHCVELRPGGGAKIARSAGNSAQLVAREGSRATLRMPSGEMRFVDVRCRATIGEVGNAEQSNINWGKAGRMRWKGVRPTVRGVVMNPVDHPHGGGEGKTSGGRHPVSPWGKPEGRTRKRKASDSQIIRRRKSGKGRK is encoded by the coding sequence ATGGCTATCCGCAAGTACAAGCCGACCACCCCGGGCCGTCGTGGCTCGTCGGTGGCCGACTTCGTCGAGATCACCCGGTCGACGCCCGAGAAGTCGCTGACGCGCCCGCTGCCGAAGAACGGTGGCCGCAACAACCAGGGCCGCATCACCACCCGGCACAAGGGTGGCGGTCACAAGCGCGCCTACCGCATCATCGACTTCCGTCGCTACGACAAGGACGGCGTCCCGGCGAAGGTCGCTCACATCGAGTACGACCCCAACCGCACCGCGCGCATCGCGCTGCTGCACTACGCCGACGGCGAGAAGCGCTACATCGTCGCCCCCAAGGGTCTGACCCAGGGCACCGCGGTGGAGTCCGGCCCCAACGCCGACATCAAGCCCGGCAACAACCTGCCGCTGCGCAACATCCCGGTCGGTACGACCATCCACTGCGTGGAGCTGCGTCCGGGCGGCGGCGCGAAGATCGCCCGCTCGGCCGGCAACTCGGCCCAGTTGGTCGCCCGCGAGGGCAGCCGCGCCACGCTGCGCATGCCCTCGGGCGAGATGCGCTTCGTGGACGTGCGCTGCCGCGCCACGATCGGCGAGGTCGGCAACGCCGAGCAGTCGAACATCAACTGGGGCAAGGCCGGCCGCATGCGGTGGAAGGGCGTCCGCCCGACCGTCCGCGGTGTCGTCATGAACCCGGTCGACCACCCGCACGGTGGTGGTGAGGGCAAGACGTCCGGTGGTCGCCACCCCGTCTCCCCCTGGGGCAAGCCCGAGGGCCGCACGCGCAAGCGCAAGGCCAGCGACTCCCAGATCATCCGTCGTCGCAAGTCCGGCAAGGGTAGGAAGTAA
- the rplW gene encoding 50S ribosomal protein L23 — protein MSTLHKDHRDVLIAPVVSEKSYGLLDANKYTFIVHPDANKTEIKIAVEKVFDVKVTSVNTINRQGKTRRTKYGLGKRPNTKRAIVSLAEGHRIDIFGGPVS, from the coding sequence GTGAGCACCCTGCACAAGGACCACCGCGACGTCCTGATCGCCCCGGTCGTGTCGGAGAAGAGCTACGGCCTGCTCGACGCCAACAAGTACACCTTCATCGTCCACCCGGACGCGAACAAGACCGAGATCAAGATCGCCGTCGAGAAGGTCTTCGACGTCAAGGTCACCTCGGTCAACACGATCAACCGCCAGGGCAAGACGCGCCGCACCAAGTACGGCCTGGGCAAGCGTCCCAACACCAAGCGCGCGATCGTCAGCCTCGCCGAGGGTCACCGCATCGACATCTTCGGAGGTCCGGTCTCCTGA
- the rplD gene encoding 50S ribosomal protein L4, sunset domain variant, with product MAVETVKVDLPAEIFDVEVNIPLIHQVVVAQQAAARQGTHSTKRRGEVRGGGRKPYKQKGTGRARQGSTRAPQFAGGGIVHGPQPRSYDQRTPKKMKAAALRGALSDRARNDRVHVVDALVSGDKPSTKAALAALVSLTDRVGYLVVLERSDAITWLSLRNAPEVHIVAVDQLNTYDVLNADDVVFTKGAYDVFVGGASAAPAAKTESAAAPASEQATDEPALPAGAKAPLKSGKNPKGYDVQGLESGTYLVEGDAAYDVSGGDFWFKSTEDAEAAGLTRADEKESDK from the coding sequence ATGGCTGTCGAGACCGTCAAGGTCGACCTCCCCGCCGAGATCTTCGACGTCGAGGTCAACATTCCCCTGATCCACCAGGTCGTCGTGGCCCAGCAGGCCGCTGCGCGTCAGGGCACGCACTCCACCAAGCGTCGCGGCGAGGTCCGCGGTGGTGGACGCAAGCCCTACAAGCAGAAGGGCACCGGACGCGCCCGCCAGGGCTCGACCCGCGCGCCGCAGTTCGCCGGCGGTGGCATCGTCCACGGCCCGCAGCCGCGCAGCTACGACCAGCGCACCCCCAAGAAGATGAAGGCCGCCGCCCTGCGCGGTGCCCTCTCCGACCGGGCCCGCAACGACCGCGTCCACGTGGTCGACGCCCTGGTGTCGGGCGACAAGCCCTCCACCAAGGCCGCGCTGGCCGCGCTGGTCTCGCTGACCGACCGCGTGGGCTACCTCGTGGTGCTCGAGCGTTCCGACGCGATCACCTGGCTCTCGCTGCGCAACGCGCCCGAGGTCCACATCGTCGCCGTCGACCAGCTCAACACCTACGACGTGCTCAACGCTGACGACGTGGTCTTCACCAAGGGTGCCTACGACGTCTTCGTGGGTGGCGCCTCCGCTGCTCCGGCCGCGAAGACCGAGTCGGCTGCTGCGCCCGCCTCCGAGCAGGCCACCGACGAGCCGGCCCTGCCGGCCGGTGCGAAGGCCCCGCTCAAGAGCGGCAAGAACCCCAAGGGCTACGACGTCCAGGGCCTGGAGTCCGGCACCTACCTCGTCGAGGGCGACGCCGCCTACGACGTCTCCGGTGGCGACTTCTGGTTCAAGTCCACCGAGGACGCCGAGGCCGCTGGCCTGACCCGCGCCGACGAGAAGGAGAGCGACAAGTGA
- the rplC gene encoding 50S ribosomal protein L3 gives MAKTFERNVKGLLGTKLGMTQLWDENNKVVPVTVIAASTNVVTQIRQPEVDGYNAIQVGFGEIEARKVNSPDAGHFAKAGVTPRRHVVEIRTADAAAYTVGQELTVETFAAGEEIDVTGTSKGKGFAGVMKRHGFHGVSASHGAHRNHRKPGSIGACATPGRVFKGTRMAGRMGNDTVTTQNLTVHAVDADKGLILIKGAIPGPKNGLVVLRSAAKKTQEA, from the coding sequence ATGGCTAAGACTTTCGAACGCAACGTGAAGGGCCTGCTGGGCACCAAGCTCGGCATGACCCAGCTCTGGGACGAGAACAACAAGGTCGTCCCCGTGACCGTGATCGCCGCGAGCACCAACGTGGTCACCCAGATCCGCCAGCCCGAGGTGGACGGCTACAACGCCATCCAGGTCGGCTTCGGCGAGATCGAGGCCCGCAAGGTCAACTCGCCCGACGCCGGTCACTTCGCCAAGGCCGGGGTCACCCCCCGCCGCCACGTGGTGGAGATCCGCACCGCTGACGCTGCCGCCTACACCGTGGGCCAGGAGCTGACCGTCGAGACCTTCGCCGCAGGCGAGGAGATCGACGTCACCGGCACCAGCAAGGGCAAGGGCTTCGCCGGTGTCATGAAGCGTCACGGCTTCCACGGTGTCTCCGCCTCGCACGGCGCGCACCGCAACCACCGCAAGCCGGGCTCCATCGGCGCCTGCGCCACCCCGGGTCGCGTGTTCAAGGGCACCCGCATGGCGGGCCGCATGGGCAACGACACGGTGACCACCCAGAACCTGACGGTGCACGCCGTCGACGCCGACAAGGGCCTGATCCTGATCAAGGGCGCCATTCCCGGCCCCAAGAACGGTCTCGTCGTCCTTCGTTCGGCCGCCAAGAAGACGCAGGAGGCCTGA
- the rpsJ gene encoding 30S ribosomal protein S10, protein MAGQKIRIRLKAYDHEVIDTSARKIVDTVTRTGAKVAGPVPLPTEKNVYCVIRSPHKYKDSREHFEMRTHKRLIDIIDPTPKTVDSLMRLDLPAGVDIEIKL, encoded by the coding sequence ATGGCGGGACAGAAGATCCGCATCAGGCTCAAGGCCTATGACCACGAGGTGATCGACACCTCGGCGCGGAAGATCGTGGACACCGTCACCCGTACGGGTGCGAAGGTCGCCGGCCCTGTGCCGCTGCCGACCGAGAAGAACGTGTACTGCGTCATCCGTTCGCCCCACAAGTACAAGGACTCCCGCGAGCACTTCGAGATGCGGACGCACAAGCGTCTGATCGACATCATCGACCCGACGCCGAAGACCGTCGACTCGCTGATGCGTCTCGACCTGCCTGCCGGTGTCGACATCGAGATCAAGCTCTGA
- the trmB gene encoding tRNA (guanine(46)-N(7))-methyltransferase TrmB — protein MNDVVRPARPHHKLTADGRRMREVLTYSRRGNRFTPRQAESWAAHHADWVIPEEAVDRPGFALAEWFGREAPLIVEIGPGIGEATAVLAAARPDHNVLALEVWLPGIADSLWRVAEAGADNVRFCSVDAVWTLENLLGPASVAELWTFFPDPWRKTKHRKRRLVNPANAALASSRLVPGGAWRLATDWADYADQMREVLDAEPTLEGGPVERWDERPVTRFERKGRDVDRDIVDFCYRRSDQG, from the coding sequence GTGAACGACGTCGTACGCCCCGCCCGCCCGCACCACAAGCTGACCGCGGACGGACGCCGGATGCGAGAGGTGCTCACCTACTCGCGGCGGGGCAACCGGTTCACGCCGCGACAGGCGGAGTCGTGGGCCGCCCACCACGCCGACTGGGTGATCCCCGAGGAGGCCGTCGACCGGCCCGGCTTCGCCCTCGCGGAGTGGTTCGGCCGCGAGGCGCCGCTGATCGTCGAGATCGGCCCGGGCATCGGCGAGGCGACCGCGGTGCTGGCTGCCGCGCGCCCCGACCACAACGTGCTCGCCCTGGAGGTGTGGCTCCCCGGCATCGCCGACTCGCTGTGGCGCGTGGCCGAGGCGGGGGCCGACAACGTGCGGTTCTGCTCCGTCGACGCCGTCTGGACCCTGGAGAACCTGCTCGGCCCGGCCAGCGTCGCCGAGCTGTGGACCTTCTTCCCCGACCCGTGGCGCAAGACCAAGCACCGCAAGCGGCGGCTGGTCAACCCGGCCAACGCCGCGCTCGCCTCGTCGCGGCTGGTGCCGGGCGGCGCCTGGCGGCTGGCCACCGACTGGGCTGACTACGCCGACCAGATGCGCGAGGTCCTCGACGCCGAGCCGACCCTGGAGGGCGGCCCCGTGGAGCGGTGGGACGAGCGACCGGTGACCCGGTTCGAGCGCAAGGGCCGCGACGTCGACCGCGACATCGTCGACTTCTGCTACCGCCGGTCCGACCAGGGCTGA
- a CDS encoding aspartate aminotransferase family protein: protein MSLHPSYDESFDYQAAGRDHLWLHFTRHSTYENGGEMPLIVKGEGHRIWDSHGREYIDGLAGLFVVQVGHGREELAEAAARQAKELAFFPLWSFAHPRAVELADRIAAMAPGDLNRVFFTTGGGEAVESAWKLAKQYFKLTGKPNKHKVISRAVAYHGTPQGALSITGIPPLKEMFEPLVPGAHKVPNTNFYRRPEFIGDDEKAFGRWAADRIAEAIEFEGPDTVAAVFLEPVQNAGGCFPPPPGYFERVREICDEYDVLLVSDEVICAFGRVGEMFGAAEFGYQPDIITCAKGMTSGYSPIGAMIASDRLFEPFRSGTTAYAHGYTFGGHPVSSAVALANLDIFEREGLIDHVQQNAPAFRATLEKLLDIPIVGDVRGHGYFYGIELVKDRETKETFDDAESERLLRGYLSGALWEAGLYCRADDRGDPVIQLAPPLIIGQPEFDDIEQRLRSVLTGALEHL, encoded by the coding sequence ATGAGCCTCCACCCGTCCTACGACGAGTCCTTCGACTACCAGGCCGCCGGGCGCGACCACCTCTGGTTGCACTTCACGCGGCACTCGACCTACGAGAACGGCGGCGAGATGCCGCTGATCGTCAAGGGCGAGGGCCACCGGATCTGGGACAGCCACGGCCGCGAGTACATCGACGGGCTGGCCGGCCTGTTCGTCGTCCAGGTCGGCCACGGTCGCGAGGAGCTGGCCGAGGCGGCCGCGAGGCAGGCCAAGGAGCTGGCCTTCTTCCCGCTCTGGTCCTTCGCGCACCCGCGCGCCGTCGAGCTCGCCGACCGCATCGCCGCGATGGCGCCGGGCGACCTGAACCGCGTCTTCTTCACCACCGGCGGCGGCGAGGCCGTCGAGTCCGCGTGGAAGCTGGCCAAGCAGTACTTCAAGCTCACCGGCAAGCCCAACAAGCACAAGGTCATCTCCCGCGCCGTGGCCTACCACGGCACCCCGCAGGGTGCGCTGTCCATCACCGGCATCCCGCCGCTGAAGGAGATGTTCGAGCCGCTCGTGCCGGGAGCCCACAAGGTCCCCAACACCAACTTCTACCGCCGTCCGGAGTTCATCGGCGACGACGAGAAGGCCTTCGGCCGGTGGGCCGCGGACCGCATCGCCGAGGCGATCGAGTTCGAGGGCCCCGACACCGTCGCCGCCGTCTTCCTCGAGCCGGTGCAGAACGCCGGCGGCTGCTTCCCGCCGCCGCCCGGCTACTTCGAGCGGGTCCGCGAGATCTGCGACGAGTACGACGTCCTGCTCGTCTCCGACGAGGTCATCTGTGCCTTCGGGCGCGTGGGGGAGATGTTCGGCGCGGCCGAGTTCGGCTACCAGCCCGACATCATCACCTGCGCCAAGGGCATGACCTCCGGCTACTCGCCGATCGGCGCGATGATCGCCAGCGACCGGCTGTTCGAGCCGTTCAGGTCGGGCACGACGGCCTACGCCCACGGCTACACCTTCGGCGGACACCCGGTCTCCTCGGCGGTGGCGCTGGCCAACCTCGACATCTTCGAGCGCGAGGGCCTCATCGACCACGTCCAGCAGAACGCCCCGGCGTTCCGGGCGACCCTTGAGAAGCTCCTCGACATCCCGATCGTCGGCGACGTTCGCGGCCACGGCTACTTCTACGGCATCGAGCTGGTCAAGGACCGCGAGACCAAGGAGACGTTCGACGACGCCGAGTCGGAGCGGCTCCTGCGCGGCTACCTCTCCGGCGCGCTCTGGGAGGCCGGTCTCTACTGCCGCGCCGACGACCGCGGCGACCCCGTCATCCAGCTCGCCCCGCCCCTCATCATCGGCCAGCCGGAGTTCGACGACATCGAGCAGCGGTTGCGCTCGGTGCTGACCGGGGCGCTCGAGCACCTCTGA
- a CDS encoding Lrp/AsnC family transcriptional regulator, whose translation MGDGQVRLDATAKRIIELLQEDGRISYAAIAKAVGLSEAAARARVQKLLDSEVMQVVAVTDPTQVGFTRQAMIGVRTEGDPMKVGDRLAEVPEVDYVVTTAGSFDLLVEVVCEDDPHLLDVIRQVRELEGVVSSETFVYLKLNKQHYNWGTR comes from the coding sequence ATGGGTGACGGTCAGGTCCGCCTGGACGCGACCGCCAAGCGCATCATCGAGCTGCTCCAGGAGGACGGCCGGATCTCCTACGCCGCGATCGCCAAGGCGGTCGGCCTCTCGGAGGCGGCCGCCCGGGCGAGGGTCCAGAAGCTGCTCGACTCCGAGGTGATGCAGGTCGTCGCGGTCACCGATCCCACCCAGGTCGGCTTCACCCGCCAGGCCATGATCGGCGTCCGCACCGAGGGCGACCCGATGAAGGTGGGCGACCGACTGGCCGAGGTGCCGGAGGTCGACTACGTGGTCACCACCGCCGGCAGCTTCGACCTCCTCGTCGAGGTGGTGTGCGAGGACGATCCGCACCTGCTCGACGTCATCCGTCAGGTCCGCGAGCTCGAGGGCGTGGTCTCCTCGGAGACCTTCGTCTACCTCAAGCTCAACAAGCAGCACTACAACTGGGGAACGAGATGA